In Pedobacter sp. SL55, the following proteins share a genomic window:
- a CDS encoding cryptochrome/photolyase family protein: protein MKSAGIIFPNQLFRTLSFAKTDEIYLVEEWLFFSQYPFHKQKIALHRATMKFYENYLKQKGLKVNYIEANEKQADIRNLLSKLKKGGFEHITVYQSVDNWLEKRLRKYESIFQFHWLENPLFINTKAEIDEYFTSDKKHFNQTDFYKKQRKQRHLLMDGEQPEGGNWTYDEENRKKYPKGKYPPAIQFPDSNAYFKEAKTYTEKYFSTNYGEIADQPIYPVTFEEADAWFEQFLTERFLEFGSYEDSIVKEEHFLHHSVLSPLLNIGYLDTKLVISRSVDFAKAHQIPINSTEGFVRQLLGWREFVAGLYQKIGVKQRNSNFFNHRRKLPKCFYTGTTGIAPIDATIKKLLKTGYVHHIERLMLLANFMNLCQIHPDAIYKWFMELFIDAYDWVMVPNVYGMSLFADGGMMSTKPYISGSKYILKMSNYPKGKWQETWDGLFWNFMDENRIFFAKQPRLSMLLRSLDQMDTKKKEAHLLNADRFLKNLEELG from the coding sequence ATGAAAAGTGCAGGTATTATTTTTCCAAATCAGCTTTTTAGAACCCTTAGCTTCGCAAAAACAGATGAAATATATCTCGTAGAAGAATGGCTTTTTTTTAGCCAATATCCCTTCCACAAGCAGAAGATAGCTTTGCACAGGGCTACTATGAAATTTTACGAGAATTACCTCAAACAAAAAGGCTTAAAAGTAAACTATATAGAAGCCAATGAAAAACAAGCCGACATCAGGAATCTTTTGTCGAAACTAAAGAAAGGTGGCTTTGAGCATATCACTGTTTATCAGTCTGTAGATAATTGGCTTGAAAAGCGTCTGCGCAAATATGAATCAATTTTTCAATTCCATTGGTTAGAAAACCCACTTTTCATCAATACCAAGGCTGAAATCGATGAATATTTTACATCAGATAAAAAGCATTTCAATCAAACTGACTTTTATAAAAAACAACGCAAACAACGTCATTTATTGATGGATGGCGAGCAACCCGAAGGTGGAAATTGGACATACGATGAGGAGAACAGGAAAAAATATCCTAAGGGAAAATATCCTCCAGCCATCCAATTTCCAGATAGCAATGCATACTTTAAGGAAGCTAAAACATATACTGAAAAGTATTTTTCGACGAATTATGGCGAAATTGCAGATCAGCCGATATATCCTGTAACTTTTGAAGAAGCCGATGCTTGGTTTGAACAGTTCTTGACAGAACGTTTCTTAGAATTTGGCAGTTACGAAGATAGCATTGTTAAGGAAGAGCATTTCTTACACCATAGCGTATTATCGCCGCTCTTAAATATCGGCTATCTCGATACAAAACTAGTGATTTCTAGATCCGTAGATTTTGCCAAAGCACATCAAATACCGATAAACTCAACTGAAGGCTTTGTTAGACAATTATTGGGCTGGCGTGAATTTGTGGCGGGTTTATATCAAAAAATTGGCGTAAAGCAGCGCAATTCTAATTTTTTCAACCATCGAAGAAAACTTCCTAAATGCTTTTATACTGGTACAACTGGAATTGCACCGATAGATGCTACCATTAAAAAACTGTTAAAAACTGGCTATGTTCATCACATTGAAAGGTTAATGTTGCTTGCTAATTTCATGAACTTGTGCCAAATACATCCAGATGCCATCTACAAATGGTTTATGGAGCTTTTCATTGATGCCTATGATTGGGTAATGGTACCTAATGTATACGGAATGAGCTTATTCGCAGATGGAGGAATGATGAGCACTAAACCTTATATCAGCGGCAGCAAGTATATTCTAAAAATGAGCAATTATCCGAAAGGCAAATGGCAAGAAACTTGGGATGGTTTGTTCTGGAATTTTATGGATGAAAACCGCATTTTTTTTGCCAAGCAACCACGCTTATCAATGCTGTTGCGAAGCCTAGATCAAATGGATACAAAGAAAAAAGAAGCACACTTGCTCAACGCTGATCGTTTTTTGAAAAACCTTGAAGAATTAGGATGA
- a CDS encoding YbjQ family protein: MNDKCPNCDKKYKGLISQNRKLKKEYVDKINTISLKPKEGFCSNSDCIISVADDITIRLNGAAATLRTKIQPLFASMPIVTAQQPLRWNYKTLSIVSGQSVTGTGVFSEIGSSFVDFFGGQSNQFAKKLKDGEDICKNQLRANAAKLGANAIIATDIDYSEVGGAKGMLMVCMSGTAVNVSNLAEVYPEIEKNLDEFLKLSKELEKIAEDLDFLTKIKSLSDKYLEA; the protein is encoded by the coding sequence ATGAATGACAAATGCCCAAATTGTGATAAAAAATATAAAGGATTAATTTCTCAAAATCGCAAGCTTAAAAAAGAGTATGTTGACAAAATAAATACGATCTCTCTTAAACCAAAAGAAGGGTTTTGTTCTAATAGTGATTGTATTATTAGCGTGGCTGACGATATAACAATAAGATTAAATGGAGCAGCAGCAACATTAAGGACTAAAATTCAACCTCTTTTTGCGAGTATGCCAATTGTAACAGCTCAACAACCATTGAGATGGAACTACAAAACATTATCTATTGTTTCTGGTCAGTCGGTCACGGGAACAGGTGTTTTTTCGGAAATAGGTTCGTCATTTGTTGATTTTTTTGGAGGGCAATCAAACCAATTTGCTAAGAAGCTTAAAGATGGAGAAGATATATGCAAAAATCAATTGAGAGCAAATGCGGCAAAATTAGGGGCAAATGCAATTATTGCTACAGACATAGATTATTCGGAGGTTGGCGGGGCGAAAGGTATGTTGATGGTTTGTATGAGCGGTACCGCTGTTAATGTAAGTAACTTAGCAGAAGTCTATCCTGAAATTGAAAAAAATCTTGATGAGTTTTTAAAACTTTCCAAAGAGCTAGAAAAAATAGCAGAAGATTTAGATTTTCTTACAAAGATAAAATCACTAAGTGATAAGTATCTGGAAGCATAG
- a CDS encoding AMP-dependent synthetase/ligase, whose amino-acid sequence MVSFNEFSTVPTLLRNVVKNIHQPDETFLIHKKGANWEEISFAATLAKADAVSAFFLEKGIVKGDRLGLMMENSPEYVYYDQGIQQIGVINVSIYPTLSEQEVAYIINDSGIKAILVGNPFLFRKILKVAANCQELKYIIPAFADFGKIAIPEGLSIEVIDYENILNRPVSAEEVSEIDRRRAEVHPNDVSSLIYTSGTTGTPKGVMLTHYNFVKNVEVCLQQIPVIDETETFLSFLPLSHVFERTATYHVCCAQGCKIAFAQSLELLAKNMGEVRPTVMSCVPRLLERIHDKAIKSGTAAGGMKAKIFTWALEIGNSYRVAREAGKNPGLILGAKKAIAEKLVFSKIKEKTGGRLKFMISGGAALPKNVGEFFGDLGIKILEGFGLTETSPVMSVTEYHRQVYGTVGRVIPGIEIGIQNVDTKQIVNIQTHDTFKENFECEEGEIIVRGHCVMKGYFNKPAETAEAIDKDKWFHTGDIGRFYKGNLQITDRLKNMIVNAYGKNVYPTPVENIYLKSPKIEQLFLIGDKKEYITAIIIPNKETLQETFNLKEEFFQREGDFIEEKEINDWIGQDIKKISNELAKFERIKHFIVKRNPFSIDEGEITPTMKVKRRIVEKKYAPAIAEMYAKDNAEVE is encoded by the coding sequence ATGGTATCATTCAACGAATTTTCTACCGTACCTACGCTATTACGCAACGTTGTAAAAAATATCCACCAACCAGACGAAACTTTTTTAATTCACAAAAAGGGAGCCAACTGGGAAGAAATATCTTTTGCAGCAACTTTAGCTAAGGCTGATGCTGTTTCGGCCTTCTTTTTAGAAAAGGGCATTGTAAAAGGCGACAGGCTGGGTTTAATGATGGAAAATTCGCCAGAATACGTGTATTATGACCAAGGTATTCAGCAAATTGGCGTAATCAATGTATCTATATATCCTACTCTATCAGAACAAGAAGTTGCTTACATTATTAACGATTCTGGCATCAAAGCTATCTTGGTAGGCAATCCATTTCTTTTCAGAAAGATTTTAAAGGTGGCAGCTAACTGTCAAGAACTAAAGTACATTATTCCAGCATTTGCTGATTTTGGAAAGATAGCCATACCAGAGGGTTTGAGCATTGAAGTGATTGATTACGAAAACATATTAAATAGACCTGTATCTGCTGAAGAAGTATCAGAAATAGACAGAAGAAGAGCTGAAGTTCATCCAAACGATGTTTCTTCACTGATTTACACTTCTGGTACTACGGGTACACCAAAAGGAGTAATGCTTACCCACTATAACTTTGTGAAAAACGTAGAAGTTTGCTTGCAGCAAATCCCTGTGATTGATGAAACTGAGACCTTTTTATCGTTCTTACCCTTATCTCACGTATTTGAACGTACAGCCACCTACCACGTTTGCTGTGCACAAGGCTGTAAAATTGCTTTTGCACAAAGTTTAGAGCTTCTAGCTAAAAACATGGGCGAAGTTAGGCCAACGGTAATGTCTTGCGTGCCTCGTTTGTTAGAGCGTATTCACGATAAAGCTATTAAATCTGGAACGGCAGCAGGTGGCATGAAAGCGAAAATCTTTACTTGGGCTTTAGAGATTGGAAACAGCTACAGAGTTGCTAGAGAAGCAGGTAAAAACCCGGGATTAATTTTAGGAGCTAAAAAAGCTATTGCCGAAAAATTGGTTTTCAGTAAAATTAAGGAGAAAACCGGTGGTCGCTTAAAATTTATGATTTCTGGTGGGGCTGCCCTACCTAAAAATGTGGGCGAGTTTTTTGGCGACCTAGGAATAAAAATACTGGAAGGTTTTGGTTTAACCGAAACCTCGCCTGTGATGTCGGTTACCGAATATCATAGACAGGTTTACGGCACGGTTGGCCGTGTAATTCCTGGTATTGAAATTGGCATTCAAAACGTAGATACCAAGCAAATCGTCAACATACAAACCCACGATACGTTTAAGGAGAATTTTGAGTGCGAAGAGGGCGAAATTATTGTTCGTGGGCACTGCGTAATGAAAGGCTACTTTAACAAACCAGCTGAAACTGCCGAGGCAATTGATAAGGATAAGTGGTTCCACACGGGAGATATTGGTCGGTTTTACAAAGGCAATTTGCAAATTACCGACAGGCTCAAAAACATGATTGTGAATGCGTATGGCAAGAATGTTTACCCAACGCCAGTAGAAAATATTTATTTGAAAAGCCCTAAAATTGAGCAGTTGTTTTTAATTGGCGATAAGAAGGAATACATTACAGCTATCATCATCCCTAATAAAGAGACTTTGCAAGAAACGTTTAATTTAAAAGAAGAGTTTTTTCAACGTGAGGGCGATTTTATTGAAGAAAAAGAGATCAACGATTGGATTGGGCAAGACATCAAAAAAATCAGTAACGAGTTGGCTAAATTTGAACGCATCAAACACTTTATTGTAAAACGTAATCCGTTTAGCATTGATGAGGGAGAGATTACGCCTACCATGAAAGTAAAGCGTAGGATTGTAGAGAAAAAATATGCACCAGCTATTGCGGAGATGTATGCGAAGGATAATGCTGAGGTGGAATAG
- a CDS encoding HesB/IscA family protein: MITITDKAKSKIDDLMHDSQLGADYFLRVSVKGGGCSGLSYNLDFDNEEKTGDQFFEDRGIRIALDMKSFLYLAGTELDFTDGLNGKGFNFINPNASRTCGCGESFSV; the protein is encoded by the coding sequence ATGATTACTATAACAGATAAAGCAAAAAGCAAAATAGACGACCTAATGCACGATTCGCAATTAGGTGCTGATTACTTTTTACGTGTTTCCGTAAAAGGTGGTGGTTGTTCTGGTTTATCGTACAACCTAGATTTTGATAACGAAGAAAAAACTGGCGATCAGTTTTTCGAAGATAGAGGAATTAGGATTGCCTTGGATATGAAATCGTTCCTTTATCTTGCTGGTACTGAATTAGACTTTACCGATGGCTTAAACGGTAAAGGTTTTAACTTTATTAACCCTAACGCTAGTCGTACTTGCGGTTGTGGCGAAAGTTTTTCTGTATAA
- the iscU gene encoding Fe-S cluster assembly scaffold IscU, translating to MAYSEKVIDHYTNPRNVGTLNKDNKNVGTGLVGAPECGDVMRLQIEVDDNNVITDAKFKTFGCGSAIASSSLATEWLKGKSIDEALAIDNMDLVEELALPPVKIHCSVLAEDAIKSAINDYRVKNGMEALELPKSHH from the coding sequence ATGGCATATTCAGAAAAAGTAATTGATCACTATACCAACCCTAGAAACGTTGGTACTTTGAATAAAGACAATAAAAATGTGGGCACTGGTTTAGTAGGTGCTCCAGAGTGTGGCGACGTAATGCGTTTGCAAATTGAAGTTGATGATAACAACGTAATCACAGATGCTAAATTCAAAACTTTTGGATGCGGTTCTGCTATTGCTTCTTCATCTTTAGCTACAGAATGGTTAAAAGGCAAGTCTATCGACGAGGCTTTAGCTATCGACAATATGGATTTAGTAGAAGAATTGGCTTTACCTCCAGTGAAAATCCACTGTTCGGTACTAGCTGAAGATGCTATCAAATCTGCAATTAACGATTATCGCGTTAAAAACGGAATGGAAGCATTGGAGTTACCTAAATCGCACCACTAG